A DNA window from Bdellovibrio sp. BCCA contains the following coding sequences:
- a CDS encoding S41 family peptidase — translation MSRLLAILLAISCAFAAYHITVQRGFVNPYPVVCDLVAEKIFLEDEQVRKWKRTCHRRSRLVTPYSPKKLVIKDINNVLGLLNVSHLEVYDSSEVKSIWRGEALETGIESEFVDSELVIFKLHPKSPAAMQGLRKGDVIKSINGDQPNPWEAQTESGTYTIERGKETHTFDIKATNIIRSESVTFEKLKNNAAVIQIPSFRADFFKDEKIKELEIKLKDVRRLVVDLRGNVGGNFVAGLRFLSLIICTPEEVGRLIKPRFAKNNSAELPNDLRDEKQLEILDQHREVILKTFKQNECYRGDVRVLVDGKTSSVAELVAQALKEFRKAPLLGSPSRGQLLVGVWYPLSEVGPGVEISIPEALYLSQKKHRIEGNGVELDRVLYYNLSEMQAGIDSWVKKALD, via the coding sequence ATGAGCCGACTTCTTGCCATTCTTCTGGCTATCTCTTGTGCCTTCGCGGCCTATCACATCACCGTACAAAGGGGATTCGTCAATCCGTATCCGGTGGTTTGTGATTTGGTGGCCGAGAAAATTTTTTTAGAAGACGAACAAGTTCGTAAATGGAAACGCACGTGCCATCGTCGCAGCCGTTTGGTGACGCCTTACTCTCCCAAAAAATTAGTGATCAAAGACATCAATAACGTATTGGGTCTGCTTAACGTTTCTCATCTCGAGGTTTATGACTCTTCGGAAGTGAAGAGCATCTGGAGAGGAGAAGCTTTAGAAACAGGAATCGAAAGCGAGTTCGTCGATAGCGAACTTGTCATTTTTAAACTCCATCCCAAATCTCCGGCAGCGATGCAAGGTCTTCGTAAAGGGGACGTGATTAAAAGTATCAACGGCGATCAGCCGAATCCCTGGGAGGCACAGACAGAGTCTGGTACTTACACCATTGAGCGCGGAAAAGAAACGCACACCTTTGATATCAAAGCGACAAACATCATACGTTCAGAGAGCGTGACGTTCGAAAAACTAAAAAACAACGCCGCCGTTATTCAGATTCCTTCTTTCCGTGCGGATTTTTTTAAAGATGAAAAAATCAAAGAACTGGAAATAAAACTGAAAGACGTTCGTCGCCTTGTTGTCGATCTTCGCGGAAACGTCGGTGGAAACTTCGTTGCGGGTCTTCGCTTTCTTTCTCTGATAATCTGTACTCCTGAAGAAGTCGGTCGCCTTATCAAACCCCGATTTGCCAAAAACAATTCAGCAGAACTTCCCAATGATCTTCGTGATGAAAAACAATTGGAAATTCTTGATCAACATCGCGAAGTGATTCTAAAAACTTTCAAACAAAATGAATGTTATCGCGGCGACGTCCGCGTGCTCGTCGATGGAAAAACATCTTCCGTGGCAGAGCTTGTGGCGCAAGCCTTGAAAGAGTTCCGCAAAGCTCCGCTCTTAGGTTCACCCAGCCGAGGCCAGCTCCTGGTGGGCGTTTGGTATCCGCTCAGTGAAGTAGGTCCAGGTGTGGAGATCTCTATTCCGGAAGCTCTCTATTTGAGTCAAAAGAAACATCGCATCGAGGGAAACGGTGTGGAGCTGGATCGCGTGCTCTATTACAATCTCTCGGAAATGCAGGCGGGGATTGATTCTTGGGTGAAAAAGGCTCTGGACTAG
- a CDS encoding RDD family protein, giving the protein MVFPDLSAPEVKPQTNKPVATPIASISDRFLALVLDFLIFSPVVSLLIAGLVRQTKTFFLLNTNSQEGAVAAGLVLLTIVFFTTLLQTVFLYYWQATPGQFFLQLRVVSYPQEQARLSINQCLIRAFMFCSGFFLIAVPFLEIASHPLRRAFHERASDTMVVTLKKVYDDGPHPLESRFISSWLRMSFLFLLLFGVLGFFRTYHSLQSGAFREKDQVVATCKEIKESDLAGTSRLDAALSLYLLNEISAECLDKEAEVSLWGDPVSSQDMAYLAKFVTADGEAQEKYFEKICEDSSSSTCAIARYMHEDGKKEDLEEANGKLWITQLLLSDEKYTSQDYAGSLKMVEDLQKIPALKPALEKRYVRLVWALNENADKYTQKGGRLPASATDDSWLERFKERYEVQ; this is encoded by the coding sequence ATGGTATTTCCAGATCTATCGGCTCCAGAAGTTAAGCCACAAACAAATAAGCCCGTTGCGACACCAATTGCATCTATTTCTGATCGCTTTTTAGCGCTCGTTTTGGATTTCCTCATTTTCTCTCCGGTCGTGAGTCTTCTGATCGCGGGATTGGTTCGCCAAACTAAAACATTCTTTTTGCTCAATACAAATTCGCAAGAGGGAGCCGTCGCCGCGGGGCTTGTGCTCCTAACGATTGTTTTCTTTACGACACTTCTGCAAACAGTGTTTTTGTATTATTGGCAGGCGACACCAGGGCAATTCTTTTTGCAATTGCGTGTAGTGTCTTATCCGCAAGAGCAAGCTCGCTTAAGTATCAATCAATGTTTGATTCGCGCCTTTATGTTTTGCAGCGGATTCTTTTTGATTGCGGTTCCGTTTTTGGAAATTGCAAGTCATCCACTAAGACGTGCTTTCCATGAAAGAGCTTCGGACACAATGGTCGTGACCCTTAAAAAAGTTTACGACGACGGACCTCACCCTCTGGAATCACGTTTCATCTCTTCGTGGTTGCGCATGAGTTTTCTGTTTTTACTACTCTTTGGCGTTTTGGGATTTTTTAGAACTTATCACTCTTTGCAAAGTGGCGCTTTCCGTGAAAAGGATCAAGTCGTTGCAACCTGCAAAGAAATCAAAGAGTCAGATCTTGCGGGAACTTCCCGTTTGGATGCCGCGCTTTCTTTATACCTGCTTAACGAAATTTCAGCAGAGTGCCTGGATAAAGAAGCCGAAGTCTCTTTATGGGGTGATCCGGTGAGTTCTCAGGATATGGCTTATCTTGCGAAGTTCGTAACAGCGGACGGGGAAGCTCAAGAAAAGTATTTTGAAAAAATCTGCGAAGACTCTTCATCATCAACGTGTGCGATTGCTCGCTACATGCACGAGGACGGAAAGAAAGAGGATCTTGAGGAAGCAAATGGCAAACTCTGGATTACGCAGCTTCTTTTGTCTGATGAAAAATACACGAGCCAAGACTATGCTGGCAGTTTAAAAATGGTCGAAGATCTGCAAAAGATTCCGGCGTTGAAACCGGCTCTTGAAAAGCGCTATGTACGTTTGGTGTGGGCTTTGAATGAAAACGCAGATAAATACACGCAAAAAGGCGGTCGTTTGCCTGCCAGCGCTACGGACGATTCATGGCTTGAGCGCTTTAAGGAAAGGTACGAAGTTCAATGA